The Campylobacter concisus DNA segment GCTTAAATAAAATTTAATAGAGGCAAAAATGTTTGGAATGAGTTTTTCTGAAATCTTAGTTATCGCCATTATTGCAGTGTTAGTTTTAGGTCCTGACAAGCTGCCAAGCGCGATGGTTCAGATTGCAAAATTTCTAAAAATGTTTAAAAAAGGCATAAACGACGCAAAATCAACATTTGATCAAGAAATGAAGATAGCTGAGCTAAAAGAAGATGCTCAAAAATATAAAGAAAGCATAACTAAAAGCACGCAGAATGTGCGCAAAAAGCTTACTTTTGAAGAGCTTGACGAGATCAAGAAAAGCGCAAATGACATCACGAACGATATACAAAATGTCGTAAGCGACACCAAAAAAACGGTAGAAAATATACAAAATCCAACAAATTTAGTTAAAGATGCGATCTTAAACGATAAAAAAGAGGCGTAATGTTTGAAGAGCTAAGACCCCATTTAATCGAACTTAGAAAGAGACTTTTTATAAGCATAGTAAGCGTTTTTGTCTGTTTTGGCATCTGCTTTACGTTTTGGAACCCACTGCTTGCATGGATGAGCGAACCGCTAAAACAGGTATTGCCAGCTGGCTCAAATATCATATTCACTCAAATTCAAGAGCCATTTTTTACTGCGATGAAAGTTGCATTTTTTGCTGGTGTCGTGATCGCGCTACCTATCATTTTTTGGCAGTTTTGGCTATTTGTCGCCCCTGGACTTTATGACAATGAAAAAAAATATGTGATCCCATTTGTCATCTCAGCTTCATTTATGTTTGCGTGCGGGGCGGCATTTTGTTACTACGTGGTCATCCCACTTGGCTTTGCATTTTTGGTAAATTTTGGTGGCCAGCTCTTTACGGCATTACCAAGCATTGGCGAGTATGTTGGCTTTTTTGCAAAACTACTAATTGGCTTTGGAATTTCATTTGAGCTACCAGTCATTACATTTTTCTTAGCAAAGATCGGACTTGTCGATGACAAGATGCTAAAAGATTACTTCAGATACGCTGTTGTTATTATCTTTATCTTTGCAGCTATCGTTACACCACCTGATGTGATAAGTCAAGTCTTAATGGCGCTACCACTCATTGGACTTTATGGAATTTCAATAATCGTCGCCAAAAGAGCTAACAAGAGCGACGATGAAGACGAAAAAGAAGAACAAGGCAGCGACATAGCAAGCGATGAGTAATATAAACGACGTCTCAAGTTATGATTATTTTTTGCCAGAAGAGCTCATCGCAAAAGAGCCAGTTTTGCCAAAAGAAGAGGCAAGATTGCTTGTCTATTTTAAAAAAACAAAAGAGATAAAACACTACAAATTTAAAGATCTCTCCAGCCTTATTCCAGATGATGCTGCAGTTATTTTTAATAATACAAAAGTTATCAAAGCTCGCATTTTAGGACAAAAAGAAAGCGGTGGGGCTTGCGAAGTGATGCTAAATCAGCCCATAGGCGAAAATAAATTTAGCGTCTATATAAGAGGCAAAGTAAGCGCTGGTAGCGTTTTAAATTTTCCTGATAATCTAAAAGTAAATGTGCTTGAGCTAAATGATGATGGCACAAGAGTGGTAAATTTTACGCAAAATGGCATTTTGCTTGATAATGTTCACCTTTTTAGTGAGCTTGAAAAGATTGGTCACGTCCCGCTTCCACCATACATTAAAAGAGCCGATACAAAGGATGACGAGAGCTGGTATCAAAGCATATTTGCCAAAAATAGCGGTGCAGTAGCTGCCCCTACTGCAAGCTTGCACTTTAGCGAGCAGATGCTAGAGCAGATAAAAGCAAAGCATGAAGTAGCCTACATTACGCTTCACGTTGGCGCTGGGACATTTAAAGGTGTGGAGTGCCAAAATATAAATGACCACAAAATGCACTCAGAATTTTACGAGCTAAGCGAGCAAGCTCAAGAGATTATAAAATCTAATAAACCAATCCTTGGCGTTGGCACGACGGTTACTAGATGTGTTGAAGAATTTGCAAGAAGCAAGCAAGCAAGCGGCTTTTGCAAGCTATTTTTAAACCTAAATAATAAGCCTATCAGGCAAAACTACCTTCTTACAAATTTTCACCTACCAAAATCAACTCTAATAATGCTAGTTACCAGCTTTATAGGGCTTGAAGAGACGATGAGGATTTATAAAACGGCAGTTGATGAAAAGTATAGATTTTACTCATACGGCGACGGGATGTTGATAATATGAAAGATAAACCTATCGATATCATAAACAGAATGGAAATTTTTCTTAGCGCCATATACCAAGATGCGCAAGACACTAAAAATTCCATCATTTTTAGTTACGATCCAAGTTATCCAAGGTTTTTAAAATTTGATGCCACAAATCTCATAAAAACACTTGAAAATATTTGCAAATTTTTCCTTTACTCTACCGAATATGCAGACATTTACATTCTCTTTCAACTTAAAAATTATAGTCCCAAATCTGTACATTTTGACATTAAGATAAAATCTAGCCATAGCGTAATGAGGCCAAGTCACTACTATCTCAGCAAGATAAATGACTATCTAAAAAAAGCAAACGAATCTATAATCTCTCACAATGATGGAGAATTTTTAATATCTTTTAGCGCGGCACTAACAGGCGATAGAGCCATCCAAAGACAAATAAATATCAAAAATCAAACAAATACAAATATCTTAGTTGCTTGCGATGACGATGCTTTGTTTGACACCATTAGTGCTCAGATAAATTTTTTAGGTCTAAAAGTTATCGGCAAAAACGACATTAGCAATCTAATGAGACATATAAAAGATTCTATTTTTACTCCATTTGTTATTTTTATCGATAGTAAAATTTTAAAAAATGAAGCGATGCTAGAAGATATACTTGAGTTTAAAAATATTAAAAATTTTCGTATTGTAGCCATTTGTAAAAGCGATGAGTCAGCTAACGATCTGCCAAATCATGTCACAGTATTAAAGCAACCCTTTAGCACAGATAGCTTTCAGCTAGCTTTTAAAAATTCGCTCGAAAAATAGACCGATTTTTACTTTTTAATTTATCCCAAGATATCTTTTTAAAATAATAGTGGCTGAAATGCTATCTAGCCTACCATCTCGCTTTGTATTGGTGTAAATTTCACTAGCTTCGCTGCTGCTAAAGGCCTCATCTTGATAGACAATATTTGCCTTTACATCAAGAAGTGAGACAAAATGCTCGATGCGTCTTCTCATCTCATCTTCGCTACTACCGCCGATTGGCACACCCACTACCAGCGTATCTGGGGCATATTCATTTACCGTTTGGCTCACATCTCTTGCAGCTTGATTTCTATTTTTTCTAAGCACTGGCTCAAGCGGCGTCACGACCTCGCCAAAACCAAAGGCAAGCCCTATTCGCTTTAACCCAACATCAATAGCCATAAATTTCTCTCTCATAGCAAGCTCTTTACTCTTAGATTTGAAATTTCAACTAGCCCTTCAAGCTCGTACTCATAGATGATATCGCCAAATTTTGCCAAAACTTCATCAAGACTTACGCCATTTTTACAAAATTCTAAAATCTCGTCACTAGTTTTTTCTTGCTCTTTAATCTTGCCAAAAAGTGAAGCAAATTTATGATAGCCATCGATAAGCTCGGCTTTTTTATTTGCAAGCAAAAAATTTGTCCCATCGCTTTCACCTATGCGTTGTGGCAGTACATAAACTGGAATTTTAAGCTCGTTTGCAAGCCTTGCACTTTGCATAGAGCCACTTTTAAGATCAGCTTGCGCGACGACTAGAGCTTCACAAAGCCCCACAACTATGCGGTTTCGCTCTAAAAATCTATAAGCAAGTGGC contains these protein-coding regions:
- the tatB gene encoding Sec-independent protein translocase protein TatB → MFGMSFSEILVIAIIAVLVLGPDKLPSAMVQIAKFLKMFKKGINDAKSTFDQEMKIAELKEDAQKYKESITKSTQNVRKKLTFEELDEIKKSANDITNDIQNVVSDTKKTVENIQNPTNLVKDAILNDKKEA
- the tatC gene encoding twin-arginine translocase subunit TatC, translated to MFEELRPHLIELRKRLFISIVSVFVCFGICFTFWNPLLAWMSEPLKQVLPAGSNIIFTQIQEPFFTAMKVAFFAGVVIALPIIFWQFWLFVAPGLYDNEKKYVIPFVISASFMFACGAAFCYYVVIPLGFAFLVNFGGQLFTALPSIGEYVGFFAKLLIGFGISFELPVITFFLAKIGLVDDKMLKDYFRYAVVIIFIFAAIVTPPDVISQVLMALPLIGLYGISIIVAKRANKSDDEDEKEEQGSDIASDE
- the queA gene encoding tRNA preQ1(34) S-adenosylmethionine ribosyltransferase-isomerase QueA, encoding MSNINDVSSYDYFLPEELIAKEPVLPKEEARLLVYFKKTKEIKHYKFKDLSSLIPDDAAVIFNNTKVIKARILGQKESGGACEVMLNQPIGENKFSVYIRGKVSAGSVLNFPDNLKVNVLELNDDGTRVVNFTQNGILLDNVHLFSELEKIGHVPLPPYIKRADTKDDESWYQSIFAKNSGAVAAPTASLHFSEQMLEQIKAKHEVAYITLHVGAGTFKGVECQNINDHKMHSEFYELSEQAQEIIKSNKPILGVGTTVTRCVEEFARSKQASGFCKLFLNLNNKPIRQNYLLTNFHLPKSTLIMLVTSFIGLEETMRIYKTAVDEKYRFYSYGDGMLII
- the ruvX gene encoding Holliday junction resolvase RuvX, with the translated sequence MREKFMAIDVGLKRIGLAFGFGEVVTPLEPVLRKNRNQAARDVSQTVNEYAPDTLVVGVPIGGSSEDEMRRRIEHFVSLLDVKANIVYQDEAFSSSEASEIYTNTKRDGRLDSISATIILKRYLGIN
- a CDS encoding DNA-processing protein DprA, whose protein sequence is MRLDFIPEPLKRLKNPPKQLNFIGDTSILSLPKIAVVGSRKASVYTKECVAALCTALKSANICVVSGGAIGVDIAAHKAAMPRTIGIFASGLDTIYPSQNKVAIKEIYEKALALSEYDEGEPPLAYRFLERNRIVVGLCEALVVAQADLKSGSMQSARLANELKIPVYVLPQRIGESDGTNFLLANKKAELIDGYHKFASLFGKIKEQEKTSDEILEFCKNGVSLDEVLAKFGDIIYEYELEGLVEISNLRVKSLL